A region from the Brevibacterium paucivorans genome encodes:
- a CDS encoding response regulator yields MILIVEDDPTLSRAMAVNLIARGYKVLTANTGEQALTLASDHPIEAILLDLGLPNMSGLDVIDGIRGWSQVPIIVVTARHETQSKIEALDRGADDYVTKPFALGELLARLRANLRRVPQETAEPVVVTSDGRLSIDLARNVVSVSGEQISLTPHEWKIVGYLARHPNRLVRREELLTHVWGKGYEKESNYARVYMSQIRQKLEVDSATPKYFITEPGMGYRFVQGDD; encoded by the coding sequence GTGATTCTCATTGTTGAGGACGACCCGACCCTGTCACGTGCAATGGCAGTGAACCTCATTGCGCGTGGCTACAAGGTGCTTACTGCTAACACGGGGGAGCAGGCGCTAACCTTGGCGTCAGATCACCCGATCGAAGCTATTTTGCTTGACCTTGGACTACCGAACATGAGTGGTCTGGATGTCATCGACGGAATCCGCGGTTGGTCACAAGTCCCCATCATCGTGGTGACTGCGCGACATGAAACGCAATCAAAAATCGAGGCTTTAGACCGCGGTGCTGACGACTACGTCACTAAGCCATTTGCACTAGGTGAGTTGTTGGCCAGACTGCGAGCAAACTTGCGTCGTGTTCCGCAGGAAACGGCTGAACCGGTCGTCGTCACCTCCGACGGCCGGTTGTCGATTGACTTGGCCCGCAACGTCGTGTCGGTGTCGGGCGAACAGATTAGCCTCACGCCACACGAGTGGAAGATCGTCGGTTACCTGGCACGCCACCCTAATCGCTTGGTCCGCCGGGAAGAACTCCTGACACACGTATGGGGCAAGGGCTATGAAAAGGAAAGCAACTACGCGCGCGTCTACATGTCACAAATTAGGCAGAAGCTCGAAGTTGATTCTGCAACGCCAAAGTACTTCATTACGGAACCGGGCATGGGGTACCGCTTTGTTCAAGGCGATGACTGA
- a CDS encoding DUF4118 domain-containing protein, which translates to MNGHRGSLKVFLGAAPGVGKTYAMLEEAHSLSKSGTDVVVGVVHTHGRAGTAAKVEGLELIPTKKVLYRGSEYDELDVDAILERRPEVVLVDELAHTIVGAESSCKRWQDVETILNAGIDVISTVNIQHVESLNDVVADITGHVQNETIPDAVLRNADDIELIDLSPDALRIRLRRGQIYKPAAADAALSRFFRKGNLTALRELALLWLADQVDEGLAKYRNEEGIHSTWPARERILVAVAGGPHVPTLIRRGMRIVGRMAGRELVVVHIVPTDGAPLMADTEIQQARTLTESLGGTWHTLSGEDYAETLLEFANTINATQLVIGSSRTPWYKKLLSRPTSSRIIDGAGDIDVHIVTNHGAGEPQPPRRRPRRNLSVARTVSAWVLAGVCIAGITAMGISEAHEVVAFSTLSMAYVLVVVVVALVGGLWPALASAVVGTGLLNWFFTEPLHTMSIAEPENIFLLFVFIVVAALVARVVDGAARRTQEARTARANAQLMTELAGSVIREGVDIQAILDKISQAFGQDSVTLGYFDDNKSLVTEYRSGKELTSANEADETFTLDDHHVLLLAGRPLNASEQRVLDAYTGRLVGLMTQTQLTEARLQARQLEAANAIRTALLSAVSHDLRTPLATIKTSVSGLLLDDVDLPKDLQAELLRSIEASSDRLDRIVADLLDMSRVQTNTLNINESVIGPSELVARTVDHMDPTLKPEPLEIAVPNDLPLVRTDASLVERILENLLSNAAKHTGNGVKIDAAREGDRVAIRVIDFGPGLSDEAKQQLFTPFTRMGDTTNSRGLGLGAAVAKGLAEGIGGELVADDTPGGGLTMVLSLPIGKVIHTPFVSDHMTTRSTL; encoded by the coding sequence ATGAACGGACACCGCGGATCGCTCAAGGTTTTCTTGGGTGCCGCTCCGGGAGTGGGCAAAACCTACGCAATGTTGGAGGAAGCCCACTCCTTGTCGAAGTCTGGAACCGACGTGGTTGTTGGCGTTGTGCACACGCACGGGCGCGCTGGGACAGCTGCCAAAGTTGAAGGCTTGGAACTTATCCCAACTAAAAAGGTGCTCTATCGAGGATCTGAGTATGACGAGCTCGACGTTGACGCGATCCTGGAACGGCGCCCGGAAGTAGTGCTCGTCGATGAGCTTGCACACACAATCGTGGGAGCGGAAAGCTCATGCAAGCGTTGGCAGGATGTGGAAACGATTCTCAACGCCGGAATCGACGTGATTTCGACGGTAAACATCCAGCACGTGGAATCGCTCAATGACGTTGTCGCTGACATAACGGGACATGTTCAGAATGAAACAATTCCCGACGCTGTTTTGCGTAATGCTGACGACATCGAACTCATTGACTTAAGTCCGGACGCCCTTCGCATCCGCCTACGTCGAGGTCAGATTTACAAGCCAGCCGCTGCTGACGCTGCCCTTTCACGGTTCTTCCGGAAAGGGAACCTCACCGCGCTTCGCGAACTCGCGTTGCTGTGGCTTGCCGATCAAGTCGATGAGGGCTTAGCGAAGTACCGGAACGAAGAAGGCATTCACTCCACGTGGCCCGCACGCGAACGTATCCTTGTTGCGGTTGCTGGAGGACCACACGTACCCACTTTGATCCGCCGAGGTATGCGAATCGTGGGGCGTATGGCTGGACGTGAACTTGTGGTTGTTCACATCGTTCCCACGGACGGTGCGCCACTCATGGCTGATACAGAGATTCAACAGGCGAGAACGTTGACGGAATCCCTTGGAGGTACGTGGCACACTCTATCGGGTGAAGACTACGCGGAAACTCTTTTAGAGTTTGCCAATACCATCAACGCCACCCAGCTGGTCATCGGGTCTTCGCGAACGCCGTGGTACAAGAAACTACTATCGCGACCAACGAGCTCACGCATCATCGACGGTGCGGGAGACATCGACGTCCATATCGTGACGAACCACGGAGCCGGTGAACCACAACCACCGCGACGACGACCTCGGCGAAACCTGTCTGTAGCACGCACGGTGAGCGCGTGGGTTTTGGCCGGTGTGTGTATCGCCGGCATTACAGCGATGGGAATTTCAGAGGCTCATGAAGTGGTCGCGTTTTCCACTTTGAGCATGGCTTATGTCCTGGTGGTTGTGGTTGTTGCCCTTGTCGGGGGACTGTGGCCGGCGCTCGCATCCGCTGTTGTGGGAACCGGATTACTCAACTGGTTCTTCACTGAGCCTTTGCACACCATGTCGATCGCTGAACCGGAAAACATCTTCTTGTTGTTCGTGTTCATCGTGGTTGCAGCTCTCGTGGCACGTGTAGTTGACGGGGCCGCGCGGAGGACGCAAGAAGCACGAACGGCTCGTGCTAACGCACAGCTCATGACCGAACTGGCAGGATCAGTGATTCGCGAAGGTGTTGATATCCAGGCCATTCTGGACAAGATCTCTCAAGCGTTTGGCCAAGACAGCGTCACCTTGGGCTACTTCGACGACAACAAGAGTCTTGTAACGGAATACCGTTCGGGAAAGGAGCTCACGTCAGCAAACGAAGCCGATGAGACGTTTACTCTGGATGACCACCACGTACTTCTGTTGGCTGGGCGCCCGCTCAATGCGAGTGAACAGAGAGTATTGGACGCGTACACGGGACGTCTCGTTGGTCTCATGACTCAGACGCAGCTGACCGAAGCGCGCTTGCAAGCCCGCCAGTTGGAAGCTGCGAACGCGATTCGTACAGCATTACTCAGTGCCGTTTCGCACGATCTGCGGACGCCTCTGGCAACAATCAAAACCTCAGTTTCCGGTCTACTTCTCGATGATGTAGACCTGCCAAAAGATCTGCAAGCTGAGCTGTTGCGTTCGATTGAAGCATCCTCTGATCGGCTCGACAGGATCGTGGCTGACCTTTTGGACATGTCACGAGTGCAAACGAACACGCTCAATATCAACGAATCCGTTATTGGACCCAGCGAACTGGTGGCCCGCACTGTCGATCACATGGACCCAACGTTGAAACCTGAACCGCTTGAAATTGCGGTTCCCAACGACCTTCCCCTGGTCAGAACTGACGCAAGCTTGGTGGAGCGAATCCTGGAAAACCTGTTGTCGAACGCCGCTAAACATACAGGAAATGGAGTGAAGATCGATGCGGCGCGAGAGGGAGACCGGGTAGCAATTCGTGTCATTGACTTTGGCCCGGGTCTCAGCGATGAAGCGAAACAACAACTGTTCACCCCGTTTACTCGCATGGGCGACACCACTAACTCGCGTGGACTGGGACTTGGTGCCGCCGTTGCGAAAGGGCTAGCCGAAGGAATCGGTGGCGAACTTGTCGCCGATGACACCCCTGGCGGTGGGCTCACGATGGTTCTGTCTCTGCCCATTGGAAAAGTCATTCACACACCGTTCGTATCAGATCACATGACGACAAGGAGTACGCTGTGA
- a CDS encoding potassium-transporting ATPase subunit C, whose product MAQKTAGVVSATVQATRTLLVLLVILGLIYPCVTWLVGRLNANGADGSFLEYNGQAVGSKLIGQDTSDDPSLFHPRLSSGDYDGMSSGGSNLSPVGDELQKTIEDAKKSIAEENNVDPAEVPADAVTASSSGLDPHISKEYAHIQIERVAKNSGLSVDKVEELVEKNSYGSIFGFIGSPRVNVNTLNLDVVKAKG is encoded by the coding sequence ATGGCACAGAAAACCGCAGGGGTAGTTTCGGCTACCGTTCAAGCAACTCGCACATTATTGGTCTTGCTGGTCATTCTGGGGCTCATTTACCCCTGTGTGACGTGGCTAGTAGGACGACTCAACGCCAACGGTGCGGACGGTTCGTTCTTGGAGTACAACGGCCAGGCCGTTGGGTCAAAACTCATTGGACAAGACACTTCGGATGACCCAAGTCTGTTTCACCCGCGTCTTTCATCTGGTGACTACGACGGAATGTCCTCCGGTGGCTCCAACCTCAGCCCAGTAGGCGATGAGTTGCAAAAGACTATCGAAGACGCCAAGAAGTCTATTGCTGAGGAAAACAATGTCGATCCGGCCGAGGTTCCTGCCGATGCCGTAACAGCGAGTAGCTCAGGTCTAGATCCACATATCAGCAAGGAGTATGCTCACATTCAGATTGAACGTGTTGCGAAAAACTCGGGTCTATCGGTCGACAAAGTCGAAGAACTTGTTGAGAAGAACTCATACGGGTCGATCTTCGGATTCATCGGTAGTCCACGAGTGAACGTCAACACCCTCAACCTGGACGTGGTTAAGGCAAAGGGCTGA
- the kdpB gene encoding potassium-transporting ATPase subunit KdpB, whose product MTTQIQETETETRNTASAQSGISGKLILASLPQALRKLNPATMVRTPVMFIVEVGAAITLVLGFIHPSLFTFTLAIWLFLTVVFANLAEAVAEGRGKAQADALRKTQTASTGRVRRPSGEVEEVPSSSLRPGDVVIVSAGETIPGDGDVIAGAATVDESAVTGESAPVIRESGGDRSAVTGGTRVLSDTIEVRITSEPGNTFIDRMIGLVEGASRQKTPNELALSAFLSVLTLIFVLVVLTLVPMANYSNAQQPITVLIALLVCLIPTTIGALLSAIGIAGMDRLIKRNVLATSGKAVEAAGDVTTLLLDKTGTITVGNRKATAFVAAEGISEIELARKAQLSSLADETPEGRSIVVLAQDGLGLGEVPEADFAQAEFIPFSAETRMSGVKLSENHQVVKGAATEMVKWVEQSGVKVGDDVKQAIDRISNDGGTALVVAEEENGKRQVLGTIHLKDIIKEGMVERFKTLRSMGIRTVMITGDNELTARAIAREAGVDDFLAQAKPEDKLALIRREQKGGNMVAMTGDGTNDAPALAQADVGVAMNTGTQAAKEAGNMVDLDSDPTKLIEIVEIGKQLLITRGALTTFSIANDIAKYFAIVPAMFVVAFPGLDVLNIMRLSSPESAITSAVIFNAIIIVLLIPLALRGVKYVPGTSHQLLRRNLVVYGLGGFVVPFIGIKIIDMIVSLLPGF is encoded by the coding sequence ATGACCACTCAGATTCAGGAAACTGAAACTGAAACCCGGAATACCGCCTCGGCACAGTCTGGAATCAGTGGAAAGCTGATTCTGGCATCGTTGCCCCAGGCGCTCCGCAAACTCAACCCTGCGACCATGGTTCGAACTCCCGTGATGTTCATCGTGGAGGTTGGTGCGGCCATCACTCTCGTCCTAGGGTTCATCCACCCCAGCCTGTTCACGTTTACGTTGGCAATCTGGCTGTTCCTGACCGTGGTTTTTGCGAACCTGGCCGAGGCGGTTGCCGAAGGGCGGGGTAAAGCCCAAGCTGACGCGCTTCGAAAGACCCAGACGGCATCGACTGGCCGTGTGCGACGCCCAAGTGGAGAGGTCGAAGAAGTTCCATCTTCGTCCTTGCGACCCGGTGACGTTGTCATCGTGTCTGCAGGTGAAACAATCCCTGGCGACGGCGATGTGATCGCAGGGGCGGCAACCGTCGACGAATCGGCGGTCACGGGGGAGTCGGCGCCAGTGATTCGCGAATCCGGCGGTGACCGCTCAGCCGTTACAGGTGGTACACGCGTACTATCCGACACCATTGAGGTGAGAATCACCTCGGAACCGGGAAACACGTTCATCGACCGCATGATTGGTTTGGTGGAAGGTGCAAGCCGTCAGAAGACGCCAAATGAACTTGCTTTGAGCGCGTTCCTGTCCGTGCTGACGCTGATCTTCGTCCTTGTTGTTCTCACCTTGGTTCCAATGGCGAACTACTCGAACGCTCAGCAACCGATCACCGTGCTGATTGCGTTGCTGGTGTGTCTGATCCCAACGACGATTGGTGCGCTTTTGTCTGCAATTGGGATTGCGGGTATGGACCGGTTGATCAAACGCAACGTCCTTGCCACCTCGGGAAAGGCAGTGGAAGCTGCCGGCGACGTGACAACGCTGTTGCTGGATAAAACTGGAACTATCACGGTTGGTAACCGCAAAGCCACAGCCTTTGTCGCGGCTGAAGGAATCTCGGAAATCGAGTTGGCTCGCAAAGCTCAGCTGTCCTCACTTGCCGACGAAACTCCCGAAGGGCGTTCGATCGTGGTACTGGCCCAGGACGGTCTTGGGTTAGGAGAAGTTCCCGAAGCTGATTTTGCTCAAGCGGAGTTCATTCCGTTCAGTGCAGAAACTCGAATGAGTGGTGTCAAACTGTCGGAAAATCACCAAGTCGTCAAGGGTGCTGCTACTGAAATGGTCAAGTGGGTCGAGCAGTCTGGCGTGAAGGTTGGTGACGATGTCAAGCAAGCGATTGACCGCATTTCGAATGACGGTGGTACAGCACTCGTCGTAGCAGAAGAAGAAAACGGGAAACGCCAAGTCCTGGGGACCATTCATCTGAAAGACATCATCAAAGAGGGTATGGTCGAACGCTTTAAAACCTTGCGCTCGATGGGTATCCGCACCGTGATGATCACAGGTGACAACGAACTGACAGCTCGAGCAATTGCACGTGAAGCTGGCGTCGACGACTTTCTGGCTCAAGCTAAACCGGAAGACAAGCTGGCACTGATCCGTCGCGAACAAAAAGGCGGAAACATGGTGGCGATGACCGGTGACGGAACGAATGACGCTCCCGCACTGGCCCAAGCTGACGTGGGTGTAGCCATGAATACCGGTACTCAGGCCGCGAAAGAAGCCGGAAACATGGTTGATCTGGACTCCGACCCCACCAAGCTCATTGAGATCGTGGAGATCGGTAAACAGCTCTTGATCACCCGCGGTGCCCTTACGACGTTCTCGATCGCGAACGACATTGCAAAATACTTTGCGATCGTGCCGGCTATGTTTGTGGTGGCGTTCCCCGGCCTCGATGTTCTGAACATCATGCGCCTGTCCTCGCCAGAGTCAGCAATCACATCTGCGGTGATCTTCAACGCGATCATCATTGTGTTGTTGATTCCTCTAGCGCTACGCGGTGTGAAATACGTTCCCGGAACATCGCACCAGCTATTACGCCGCAACCTTGTTGTGTACGGACTGGGCGGGTTCGTCGTTCCCTTTATCGGTATCAAGATCATCGACATGATCGTTTCGCTTCTACCTGGTTTCTAA